From a region of the Dictyostelium discoideum AX4 chromosome 2 chromosome, whole genome shotgun sequence genome:
- the pks14 gene encoding beta-ketoacyl synthase family protein has protein sequence MTNNTNLSSYKLAKPNENEDDIAIIGIGFRLPSGDLSKSNDSTKELWNNLMNGFDGVVKTTERWSDNFNELGEISNGNAGLLPLDEWKSFDPLFFGINPSEVSTIDPQQRLLLKCTWEALEDSNIDPIKIRGSKTSVFIGCTSVDYKDISKNPNSTQTNVFGSALSTIANRISHCFDFSGESITIDTACSSSLNAIRLGYQSIKSGFSNLSIVGGVNSLFETNSSKSFSYLNMLSKSQGKCMTFDESADGFVRGEGVALLVLKSLKQSVADGNNIYCVIKGASSNVDGNGLKDKQNFYSPSSISQADNVNNAFSSTNGTVKLEDIVYIEAHGTGTPTGDPVELDGMSRVFKTHSSNNSTLSQQPLLIGSIKSSIGHLEAASGSASLVKCCLMFKNKYLTPNINFKNPNPSIKFDEWNLKVVTEPIHFKDLQKTDNFSMILNNFGITGSNCCLILSEYKGNNKNNNNKNSCTHSEDLKNLQTQKQYLVPFSANSVQSLKQYESVVNDYLFKKSNDFKEFVKQQIFSKSSSLYQRCVVTASNWNEFSENIESTNKIQTSNTQSSNMSKVQNNPITVFVFAGQGSQYNTMSLELYNNEPIFKKSMDLLDDELLKYYEYSVLNKFRSIIDDGDRSIQHPTIAQPIVCMLTISLFELYKHWGIEASFIVGHSLGEIPAAYCSGMITLDTLCYLIYHRSLAQIETHCNGGRMLSIGISSEDYLSSNYSTKYPDIEIACYNSPNSIVLGGNEQQLNQISNELKDKGIFSTMLASLSSFHTSNQKITKDQILNLNINHQSPTIPIFSTVTTNLYESSTTPFNSEYVYNNIIKPVKFSQTISNLYKHIEINKLGNEIVFIELAPHPTLQFYLKQMIPVSSLSTTEETNFKVSIYSALHKKKNDIQEIQKTIAKLYCDNRYNINFKSQFKDEQIINNNNNQEIILPNYQWDDKKYWKEDLVQQKHKFQGPPIDQLGFSLIESSPNVKSYQTFIDISKKPFKYLKGHIVNGKYYFPGCGYIDNLLKLYPSQDLTIGSMEFKSPLILIDGINQCLQTNIFQTGKTEFKVQFHFKDNKSNEWVQSSNGNFQLFTSGNNVNKKYNIQELINNKCNLTKLTKNELYQNIKSKTGLSYNGEFQTVSECYLGDDCSLAVIPIKPSSSTLFTPSVLDSCLHSSVGLVDEQCQLVFEKVEGFKYYSSNIPSFLELSSDKEIKLYSYSYSFKRIGDSFSSSIIVMFEDGRILIEMNKLVCKSLTIIKDSSIIQPPLNDLYSTYNQLIDSPIPSPSKFTQQLDEPDRMNEKVKNYDISILKNFISNQLYSNIVKRCPQLNIEIIKSMDIIQLLEKYLNDDKHSKLFKSIFETLKDSVIDVNNVDDHQHYYNENNIEHYEILLKSTKIVAKLLFPLIDDDPSNDTPQSLFDNGMLDNFYSNYHILKIHNQVIANIISESILPNLNEKMVFRILEFGGGVASLSLIVLNKINELLIEFPNSEIDIEYTWSDISPSFIPDAKSKFSHINQNIHIIYKPLNLEKQLITEQMLKPSYYDFVIMSNVLHVVKQLKPPINQIYEILKPNGQLVFVEPIYKSILLDNIFGVFDQWWCFTDLTIRKDRCCMPKESWNNLLLDCSFNEVKVIMSIEIPSFYVIHTQKPSIYSNLNNIETITQINDDNNNNIIIYGDNELSLFKEVSTTTISNVQQFNELIKKSIITDKSIVYFTKAINQLTIDNFKFVTLEYIQINQILLSNNLKCKNVLITLNSDNINYLSASVIGAARYFEVFPQLNLFSLDFDQKSINNKELNNTIQLLLDSNKFIQKEFKIRDNKVYYERYKRNSNLNKTFVISESFVNDINQLYAKLSPNLEFILDSKKSLKENQLEVHVKATGINYKDYLLYCGLLPPEMVSHNNDINDPEFGLEFSGIVSAIGSNINDFKIGDQIYGIGYDTTSTHIIVDYNQIYHKPTNINHIEAASIPGVYLTSYHSIFNVGNLKIKRNESILIHSGSGGIGLSALNILKWKGHKSHIFVTVGSKEKEQYLINTYGDFITGIYSTMNKDYSEEIKLKLKQLKSDKHGVDLILNTLSSDYMDSNFKCLNIGGRIVDLSITHLNPNEYINNNNFKYNFGYHNVELLFIEKTLIQRMLKKITRAIENHELNLMPITEFSNSTIKVAIEYINKRKHIGKIVVNNDINILSDLIDVHKNQINSNFSILKTNYKINSNNQDHLGSTILVTGQSGIILEILKWIVKFSENVKNIIVLSKSSMKWGLELLIKKNKHINFHFKSVDVSNSISVDNAIDQILNGNSKTITNIDSIFHFAFEFTFCGVNEIDMKSLEISHGAKTMGAINLHNQSIKRNWKLKQFILSSSVASIIGSVDQCSYVCSNRVLDSLSRYRKSIGLPSICTNYGSVQSAGLVSRNESIAQLLDGQGLYPLPINMILGLLDSQIQNVFQSTNLIVSPFNFKTLFEHYKKHPMIHKFDFITNLIENNELTNNKKIENDTSIDSLFLNKLSELLSIEVSKINQDLRLLEYGADSLLTVQLKNWIDKEIYSSLITIQQLQSNTISSSIKLITNQLKLKIGDGQQQQHRQNKKNNNIPENKTIESEEFWKNEIKLDDDEFNLISSNSIRNQIEIKEFKENELRIFLTGSTGFLGAYLLWYLIQMECCSVVYCLLRNKSKSSNPVDEILNNLKHHQLYYKQLNEKHLSKIIPIVGDLTKKKFGLSDYNYSLISNNTNLLLNSGADINLRANYYECKQVNVNSLKEIIKLSLFGKPTQQQHHQPKPILTISTFSVFYNQEFNGSIATPKLETINNLPTGYMQSKVISEFLLTEASSRFKIPSIIFRAPSIFSNPDTGIGHYGDITQLMLQSSFKLGYFPSDKEVDINLLCSPVNWVADNIIKIMFNDNFKDSSDSSLKIYNVYGEVINSVKILQVLKNEKGGNCKEVNFKQWKRMVMDSNEKVCIKLRTFHTLDFDQKYNFEKAYGISKEQISFLQSIGSYGNGGENNLIQMIFNHILAKYSK, from the exons atgacaaACAATACTAACTTATCATCTTATAAACTAGCGAAACCAAATGAAAACGAGGATGATATTGCAATTATTGGAATTGGATTCAGATTACCATCAGGAGATTTAagtaaatcaaatgattcaaCAAAAGAATTATGgaataatttaatgaatggatttgatggtgttgttAAAACCACTGAAAGATGGAGcgataattttaatgaattgggtgaaatttcaaatggaAATGCAGGTTTACTACCACTTGATGAATGGAAATCATTTGAtccattattttttggtaTTAATCCATCTGAAGTATCAACTATTGATCCACAacaaagattattattaaaatgtacATGGGAAGCATTAGAAGATTCAAATATTGATCCAATCAAAATTCGTGGTTCAAAAACATCAGTTTTCATTGGTTGTACATCAGTTGATTATAAAGATATTAGCAAAAATCCAAATTCAACACAAACAAACGTTTTTGGATCGGCATTAAGTACCATTGCAAATCGTATATCACATTGTTTTGATTTCTCTGGTGAATCAATAACTATAGATACTGCatgttcatcatcattaaatgcAATAAGATTAGGctatcaatcaattaaaagtggtttctcaaatttatcaattgttgGAGGtgtaaattcattatttg AAACAAATTCATCAAAATCTTTTTCATATTTGAATATGTTAAGTAAAAGTCAAGGCAAATGTATGACATTTGATGAAAGTGCAGATGGATTCGTTAGAGGAGAAGGTGTTGCGTTATTAGTTTTAAAGAGTTTAAAACAATCAGTTGCAGATGGTAATAACATTTATTGTGTTATTAAAGGTGCAAGTTCAAATGTTGATGGTAACGGtttaaaagataaacaaaacttttattcaccatcatcaatatcaCAAGCtgataatgttaataatgcATTTTCATCAACCAATGGAACTGTGAAACTTGAAGATATAGTTTATATTGAAGCACATGGTACCGGTACACCAACTGGTGATCCAGTTGAATTGGATGGAATGTCAAGAGTTTTTAAAACACattcttcaaataattccACCTTAAGTCAAcaaccattattaattggatCAATTAAAAGTTCAATTGGTCATTTAGAAGCAGCTTCAGGTTCTGCATCATTGGTTAAATGTTGTTTAAtgtttaaaaacaaatatctaacaccaaatattaattttaaaaatccaaatccatcaattaaatttgacgAATGGAATTTAAAAGTTGTTACAGAACCTATCCATTTCAAAGATCTCCAAAAAActgataatttttcaatgattttaaataattttggtatTACCGGCTCAAATTGTTGCTTAATTTTATCAGAATACAAAGGtaacaataaaaacaacaacaacaaaaacagtTGCACACATAgtgaagatttaaaaaatttacaaactCAAAAACAGTATTTAGTACCATTTTCTGCAAATTCAGTACAATCATTAAAACAGTATGAATCGGTGGTTAAtgattatttgtttaaaaaatcaaatgattttaaagagTTTGTTAAACAACAAATTTTTAGTAAATCAAGTTCACTTTACCAACGTTGTGTAGTTACTGCTTCAAATTGGAATGAATTTagtgaaaatattgaatcaacaaataaaattcaaacatCTAATACACAATCATCAAATATGTCAAAAGTTCAAAATAATCCAATTACTGTATTTGTGTTTGCGGGTCAAGGTTCACAATATAATACAATGTCATTGGAATTGTATAATAATGAaccaattttcaaaaaatcaatGGATTTATTAGATGATGAACTATTAAAGTATTATGAATAttcagttttaaataaatttagatCAATTATAGATGATGGAGATAGAAGTATTCAACATCCAACAATTGCACAACCAATAGTTTGTATGTTAACGATATCATTATTCGAATTATATAAACATTGGGGTATTGAAGCATCATTTATAGTTGGTCATAGTTTAGGTGAAATTCCAGCAGCCTATTGCTCAGGTATGATTACATTGGATACTTTatgttatttaatttatcatagATCATTAGCACAAATTGAAACACATTGTAATGGTGGTAGAATGTTATCAATTGGTATTAGTTCTGAAGATTATTTATCATCAAATTATTCAACTAAATACCCAGATATTGAAATTGCATGTTACAattcaccaaattcaattgtaTTGGGAGGTAatgaacaacaattaaatcaaatatcaaatgaattaaaagataaaggAATTTTCTCAACAATGTTAgcttcattatcatctttcCATACTTCAAATCAAAAGATTACAAAAGATCAAATCTTAAATTTAAACATTAATCATCAATCACCAACAATACCAATTTTTTCAACAGTAACAACAAATTTATACGAATCTTCAACAACACCATTCAACTCCGAATATGTTTATAATAACATAATAAAACCAGTTAAATTTTCccaaacaatttcaaatttatataaacatattgaaataaataaattaggaAATGAAATTGTATTCATTGAATTAGCACCACATCCAACATTacagttttatttaaaacaaatgatACCTGTATCATCTTTGTCAACTACTGAAGAAACTAATTTCAAAGTTTCAATATATTCAGCACTTCATAAGAAAAAGAATGATATTCAAGAGATTCAAAAAACAATTGCTAAACTTTATTGTGATAATCGATATaacatcaattttaaatcacaATTCAAAGATGagcaaataattaataataataataatcaagaaATAATATTACCAAATTATCAATGGgatgataaaaaatattggaaAGAAGATTTAGTTCAACAAAAACACAAATTTCAAGGACCTCCAATTGACCAACTtggtttttcattaattgaaagTTCACCAAATGTTAAATCATATCAAACATTTATTGATATTAGTAAGAAACCATTCAAATATCTTAAAGGTCATATTGTGAATGGTAAATACTATTTCCCAGGTTGTGGTTATATTGATAATCTATTGAAATTATATCCATCACAAGATTTGACTATTGGTTCAATGgaatttaaatcaccattaattttaatagatGGTATTAATCAATGTTTACAAACAAATATATTTCAAACTGGTAAAACTGAATTTAAAGTACAATTCcattttaaagataataaatcaaatgaatggGTACAATCATCAAATGGTAATTTCCAATTATTTACAAGTggtaataatgtaaataaaaagtataatattcaagaattaattaataataaatgtaatTTAACAAAATTAACAAAGAATGAATTAtatcaaaatattaaatcaaaaactgGATTATCATACAATGGTGAATTTCAAACAGTTTCAGAGTGTTACTTAGGTGATGATTGTTCATTAGCTGTTATACCAATtaaaccatcatcatcaactctTTTCACACCATCAGTATTGGATTCTTGTTTACATAGTTCAGTTGGATTAGTTGATGAACAATGTCAATTAGTATTTGAAAAAGTTGAaggatttaaatattattcatCAAATATACCAtcatttttagaattatcatctgataaagaaattaaactATATTCATATTCATatagttttaaaagaatAGGAGATTCATTTTCAAGTTCAATCATAGTTATGTTTGAAGATGGtagaattttaattgaaatgaataaattagTATGTAAATCtttaacaataattaaagatTCATCAATAATACAACCaccattaaatgatttatattcaacatataatcaattaattgattcaccAATACCATCACCTTCAAAATTCACTCAACAACTTGATGAACCTGATAGGATGaatgaaaaagttaaaaattatGACATttcaattttgaaaaatttcatttcaaatcaattatattCAAATATAGTTAAAAGATGTCCACAACTTAATATagaaataatcaaatcaatggatataattcaattacttgaaaaatatttaaatgatgataaacattcaaaattattcaaatcaatttttgaaaCCTTAAAAGATAGTGTTATTGATGTTAATAATGTTGATGATCATCAAcattattataatgaaaataatatagaacattatgaaatattattaaaatcaacaaaaatcGTTGCAAAATTGTTATTTCCATTGATAGATGACGATCCTTCAAATGATACACCTCAATCATTATTTGACAATGGAATGTTAGATAATTTCTATTCAAATTATCATATTCTTAAAATTCATAATCAAGTGATTGCTAATATTATAAGTGAAtcaattttaccaaatttaaatgaaaagatGGTATTTAGAATATTAGAATTTGGAGGTGGTGTagcatcattatcattgattgtattaaataaaatcaatgaatTATTGATAGAATTTCCAAATAGTGAAATCGATATAGAATATACATGGAGTGATATATCACCATCCTTCATTCCAGATGCCAAATCCAAGTTTTCAcatataaatcaaaatattcatATCATTTATAAACCATTAAATCTTGAAAAGCAATTAATTACTGAACAAATGTTAAAACCATCATATTATGATTTTGTAATAATGTCAAATGTATTACATGTagttaaacaattaaaaccaccaattaatcaaatttatgaaatattaaaaccaaATGGTCAACTTGTATTTGTAGAaccaatttataaatcaattttattagatAATATATTCGGTGTATTCGATCAATGGTGGTGTTTTACAGATTTAACTATAAGAAAAGATAGATGTTGTATGCCTAAAGAATCTtggaataatttattattagattgtAGTTTTAATGAAGTTAAAGTTATAATGTCAATTGAAATACCAAGTTTTTATGTAATACATACTCAAAAGCCTTCAAtctattcaaatttaaacaatattgaaacaattactcaaattaatgatgataataataataatatcattatctatggtgataatgaattatcattatttaaagaggtatcaacaacaacaatttcaaatgttcaacaatttaatgaattaattaaaaaatcaattattactgataaatcaattgtttattttacaaaagcaattaatcaattaacaattgataatttcaaatttgtAACATTAGAATACATTCAAATtaatcaaatattattatcaaataatttaaaatgtaaaaatgttttaattacATTAAATtctgataatattaattatttatcagCTTCGGTAATTGGTGCAGCAAGATATTTTGAAGTATTTCCTCAACTTAATTTATTCTCTTTGGATTTTgatcaaaaatcaataaacaataaagaattaaataatactattcaattattattagattcaaataaattcattcaaaaagaatttaaaattagagATAACAAAGTTTATTATGAAAGATATAAgagaaattcaaatttaaataaaacatttgtTATATCTGAATCATTTGTAAATGATATCAATCAATTATATGCAAAACTATCACCAAATTTAGAGTTTATTTTAGattcaaagaaatcattaaaagaGAATCAATTAGAAGTTCATGTTAAGGCAACTGgtataaattataaagattATTTACTTTATTGTGGACTTTTACCACCTGAAATGGTTAGtcataataatgatataaatGATCCAGAATTTGGTTTGGAATTTTCAGGTATTGTTTCAGCCATTGgtagtaatattaatgatttcaAGATAGGCGATCAAATTTATGGTATTGGTTATGATACAACTTCAACACATATCATAGTTGATTACAATCAGATTTACCATAAACCAACTAATATTAATCATATTGAGGCAGCGTCAATACCAGGTGTTTATTTAACATCATAtcattcaatatttaatgttggaaatttaaaaattaaaagaaatgaatcaatattaattcattcaGGTTCAGGTGGTATAGGATTATCAGCATTGAATATATTGAAATGGAAAGGTCATAAATCACATATATTCGTTACTGTAGGTTCAAAAGAGAAAGAGCAATACCTTATCAATACCTATGGTGATTTTATAACTGGAATTTATTCAACAATGAACAAAGACTATTCAGAAGAGAtaaagttaaaattaaaacaattaaaatcagATAAACATGGTgtagatttaatattaaatactTTATCAAGTGATTATATGGattcaaatttcaaatgtttAAATATTGGTGGTAGAATTGTAGATTTATCAATCACTCATTTAAATCCAAatgaatatataaataataataattttaaatataattttggcTATCAtaatgttgaattattatttattgaaaaaacattAATACAGAGAATGTTAAAGAAAATAACTAGAGCTATTGAAAATCATGAATTAAACTTAATGCCAATTactgaattttcaaattcaacaattaaagtagcaattgaatatattaataaacgTAAACATATTGGTAAAATAGttgtaaataatgatattaacaTTCTAagtgatttaattgatgttcataaaaatcaaattaattcaaatttttcaattttaaaaacaaattataaaattaatagtaataatcaaGATCATTTAGGTTCAACAATATTAGTAACAGGTCAGTCTGGtattattttagaaattttaaaatggattgttaaattttcagaaaatgttaaaaatattatagttctttcaaaatcatcaatgAAATGGggtttagaattattaataaagaagaataaacatattaattttcattttaagaGTGTTGATGTTAGTAATTCGATTAGTGTTGATAATGCAattgatcaaattttaaatggaaattcaaaaacaataacaaatatagattcaatttttcattttgcaTTTGAATTTACATTTTGTGGTGTAAATGAAATCGATATGAAAAGTTTAGAAATTTCACATGGTGCAAAAACAATGGGTGCAATTAATTTACATAATCAAtctataaaaagaaattggaaattaaaacaatttatattatcatcatcagttGCATCAATAATTGGTTCAGTTGATCAATGTTCTTATGTTTGTTCTAATAGAGTATTAGATTCATTATCAAGATATAGGAAATCAATTGGTTTACCTTCAATTTGTACAAATTATGGATCTGTTCAATCTGCAGGTTTAGTTTCAAGAAATGAATCAATTGCACAGCTATTAGATGGCCAAGGTTTGTATCCATTACCTATCAATATGATATTGGGTTTATTAGATTCacaaattcaaaatgttTTTCAATCTACAAATTTAATAGTATcaccatttaattttaaaactttatttgaaCATTATAAAAAACATCCAATGATACATAAATTCGATTTCATTACAAAtctaattgaaaataatgaattaacaaataataaaaaaattgaaaatgacaCAAGTATAgatagtttatttttaaataaactatcAGAACTATTATCTATTGAAGTATCAAAGATTAATCAAGATTTAAGATTACTTGAGTATGGTGCAGACTCACTATTAAcagttcaattaaaaaattggattGATAAAGAAATCTACTCTAGTTTAATTACaattcaacaacttcaaTCAAAcacaatatcatcatcaattaaattaattacaaatcaattaaaattaaaaattggtgatggacaacaacaacaacatcgacaaaataaaaaaaataataatattcctgaaaataaaacaatagaATCTGAAGAATTTtggaaaaatgaaattaaacttgatgatgatgaatttaatttaatttcatcaaattcaataagaaatcaaatagaaattaaagaatttaaagaaaatgaattaagAATATTTTTAACAGGTAGTACAGGATTTTTAGGTGCTTATTTACTTTggtatttaattcaaatggaATGTTGTTCAGTagtttattgtttattaagaaataaaagtaaatctAGTAATCCAGTTGATGagattttgaataatttaaaacatcatcaattatattataaacaattaaatgaaaaacatctttcaaaaattataCCAATTGTTGGAGATTTAACTAAAAAGAAGTTTGGTTTATCtgattataattattcattaatttcaaacaatacaaatttacttttaaatAGTGGTGCTGATATTAATCTAAGAGCAAATTATTACGAATGTAAACAAGTAAATGTTAATagtttaaaagaaattattaaacttTCACTTTTTGGTAAAccaacacaacaacaacaccaccaaccaAAACCAATACTTACAATATCAACATTTTCAGTATTTTACAATCAAGAATTTAATGGATCAATTGCAACTCCAAAACttgaaacaataaataatttaccaacaGGTTATATGCAAAGTAAAGTAATTtctgaatttttattaactgAAGCATCatcaagatttaaaattcCATCAATTATATTTAGAGCTCCAAGTATATTTTCAAATCCTGATACTGGTATTGGTCATTATGGTGATATCACTCAATTGATGCTTCAATCAAGTTTTAAATTAGGTTATTTCCCATCTGATAAAGAAGtagatattaatttattatgttCACCTGTGAATTGGGTAGCcgataatataattaaaataatgttTAATGATAACTTTAAAGATTCTTCAGATTCTTCATTAAAGATCTATAATGTTTATGGTGAAGTTATTAATTCTGTTAAAATTCTCCaagtattaaaaaatgaaaaaggtGGAAATTGTAAAGAAGTTAATTTTAAACAGTGGAAGCGTATGGTGATGGATTCTAATGAAAAAGTTTGTATTAAATTAAGAACTTTCCACACTTTAGACTTTGATCAAAAATACAATTTTGAAAAAGCCTATGGTATCTCAAAAGAACAAATATCATTCCTTCAATCAATTGGGTCAtatggtaatggtggtgaaaaTAACCTGATCCAAATGATATTCAATCATATCCTTGCCAAATactcaaaataa
- a CDS encoding hypothetical protein (Q9P1F3 Protein C6orf115 (PRO2013)) → MDVDHEVKELVKFIKKLGTKGADGKYSVKYGVLFNDDDVANFFEALVGTLKAAKKRGIITFQGEILLQRVHDNVDVILLKDE, encoded by the coding sequence ATGGACGTTGATCACGAAGTTAAGGAATTagtcaaatttattaaaaaacttgGAACCAAGGGTGCTGATGGAAAGTACTCTGTCAAATATGGTGTTTTAttcaatgatgatgatgttgcaAACTTTTTCGAAGCATTAGTTGGTACACTCAAAGCTGCTAAAAAGAGAGGTATCATCACTTTCCAAGGTGAAATCTTACTCCAACGTGTTCACGACAATGTTGATGTCATTTTACTTAAAGacgaataa